The following proteins are encoded in a genomic region of Nicotiana sylvestris chromosome 4, ASM39365v2, whole genome shotgun sequence:
- the LOC138889606 gene encoding uncharacterized protein, with protein sequence MSSEMQRSEWWGPALFYAFPDRLEEESSDAITSIVLVCHRDVSVLFDQGSTYSYMSSYFTSYLVMLRDSLSVSVYVSTPVGDSIVVDRVYRWCVVSLGRYQTRVDLLLLDMVDFDVILGMDWLSPCHAILDYHAKTVTLAMSVASIRLERDSWPLY encoded by the coding sequence CGTCTGAGATGCAGaggtcagagtggtggggcccagccctatTTTACGCATTTCCAGATAGACTTGAGGAAGAGTCATCTGATGCAATCACAAGTATTGTTCTGGTTTGCCATAGAGATGTCTCAGTTTTATTTGATCAGGGCTCTACTTATTCATACATGTCATCCTATTTTACTTCATATCTGGTTATGCTTCGTGATTCATTGAGTGTGTCTGTTTATGTGTCCAcgcctgtgggagattctattgtggtagatcgtgtgtATCGCTGGTGTGTGGTTTCTCTCGGGAGATATCAGACTAgggtagatctcctacttcttgatatggtagactttgatgttatcttgggcatggattggttgtcaccttgtcatgctattttggactatcacGCTAAGACTGTGACGTTAGCCATGTCGGTTGCCTCGATTAGATTGGAGAGAGACTCCTGGCCATTATACTAG